One Luteibacter aegosomaticola genomic window carries:
- a CDS encoding ATP-binding protein yields MGSTHTGNGVGGEPLKPITGRTRIGAEGIRKHFSRMEPAGAVIELAWNGFDARAKAVEVTLTFNDLETLSTVEIADNGDGIDFTRIKHNFGRFNESEKTGMAAMHGHHGRGRLAFDRLAHRAIWFTRFKGRAASISVTSADLETYEYVVYEDDQAPSLVPAKGTRVVLNPVTRSLPHTDAMLAALGLEFGWFLAVNPEARFIYDGCPVRAPAHDIVSRKIERDGHEFDLSIVRWHDKPASEKSQLYLLDGRGTTVYHRLNAHNNKPGFFTSVIARSAWANGFAPEQDLLRPDAPTAASKTWRGVEDDIVAILRDVYNDFQRAHVEQRLVEFEDEGAFPDFSRLTPVDAAWRRENLRGVLRAMMLAEPGVISNNRKQRLLFIRLVDRLSVAGENDALFDVLHSVLELDPPAVARLAAQLQRTTLDNIIQTISLLQERAEAVAYLRELMRTHYRTLRETPDLQRVIEQNTWLFGPQFATLGAEETTFTEIAHQLRLQARSADDIEQGDIEDVSLDVSLQQPDLFLVRRLEEVDSLGVQFFRWVIVEIKRPSIALNYRHLRQLEDYRRLIANHDAFNSEHARVDLILIGRRISKDDSDIRARLRERSKEGRPGLIQSDDRINLYVLNWETVLDGFEITHRDLLGRLRLKRESLEQRSKDDLLAALAPQATRALQGDAGMILPTAAVGRGTGGRKKAAQPEPR; encoded by the coding sequence ATGGGTAGCACGCACACAGGGAATGGCGTTGGGGGAGAGCCGTTGAAACCGATTACAGGCAGGACGCGCATCGGCGCGGAAGGGATCCGCAAGCATTTCTCCAGGATGGAGCCGGCCGGTGCGGTCATCGAGCTGGCCTGGAACGGCTTTGACGCCAGGGCCAAAGCGGTTGAGGTGACGCTCACCTTCAACGACCTCGAGACGCTCTCGACAGTGGAGATTGCCGACAATGGCGACGGCATCGACTTCACCCGCATCAAACACAACTTCGGCCGCTTCAATGAGTCGGAGAAGACCGGCATGGCCGCCATGCACGGGCATCACGGCCGTGGACGCCTGGCATTCGACCGGCTTGCCCATCGCGCCATCTGGTTCACCCGCTTCAAGGGGCGTGCTGCAAGCATCTCGGTAACCAGTGCTGATCTCGAAACCTACGAGTACGTCGTCTATGAGGATGACCAGGCGCCATCTCTGGTTCCCGCCAAGGGCACGAGGGTGGTCCTCAATCCAGTCACGCGGTCACTGCCCCACACAGACGCGATGCTCGCTGCACTTGGCCTGGAGTTCGGCTGGTTCCTCGCCGTCAATCCCGAAGCCCGGTTCATCTACGACGGCTGCCCTGTCCGTGCGCCCGCCCACGACATCGTCTCGCGAAAGATTGAGCGCGACGGTCACGAATTTGACCTCAGCATCGTCCGGTGGCACGACAAGCCGGCCTCCGAGAAGTCCCAGCTCTACCTTCTGGACGGTCGGGGAACGACCGTCTATCACCGGCTCAATGCCCACAACAACAAACCCGGATTTTTCACCAGCGTCATTGCACGGTCGGCCTGGGCGAACGGATTTGCACCCGAGCAGGACCTGCTTCGTCCCGATGCGCCCACGGCAGCATCGAAGACGTGGCGGGGTGTCGAGGACGACATCGTGGCCATCCTCAGGGATGTCTACAACGACTTCCAGCGCGCACATGTCGAGCAACGCCTTGTCGAATTCGAGGACGAGGGCGCGTTTCCGGATTTCAGCCGCCTGACACCGGTGGATGCGGCATGGCGCAGGGAAAATCTCCGGGGCGTGCTTCGCGCCATGATGCTTGCCGAGCCAGGGGTTATCTCCAACAACCGCAAGCAGCGTCTTCTCTTCATCCGCCTGGTCGACCGGCTGTCTGTTGCCGGCGAGAACGATGCGTTGTTTGACGTGCTCCACTCGGTCCTCGAGCTCGACCCGCCTGCCGTGGCACGCCTCGCCGCCCAACTCCAGCGGACGACACTCGACAACATCATCCAGACCATCAGCCTCCTGCAGGAGCGGGCAGAGGCCGTCGCCTACCTCCGTGAGCTTATGCGGACGCATTACCGCACCTTGCGGGAGACGCCGGACCTGCAGCGTGTCATCGAGCAAAACACCTGGTTGTTCGGTCCCCAGTTCGCCACACTCGGTGCAGAGGAGACCACCTTTACCGAGATTGCCCATCAGCTCCGCCTGCAGGCGCGCTCGGCAGACGACATTGAGCAGGGCGACATCGAGGATGTTTCCCTGGACGTATCGCTGCAACAACCGGACCTGTTCCTCGTGCGGCGACTGGAAGAGGTCGACTCCCTCGGTGTCCAGTTCTTCCGGTGGGTCATTGTCGAGATCAAACGTCCTTCCATTGCGCTCAATTATCGCCATCTCCGTCAGCTCGAGGACTATCGCCGTCTTATCGCCAACCACGATGCCTTCAACAGCGAACATGCCCGAGTCGACCTCATTCTCATTGGTCGGCGGATATCGAAGGACGATTCGGATATTCGTGCCCGGCTTCGGGAGCGGTCGAAGGAGGGACGTCCCGGGCTTATCCAGTCGGACGATCGCATCAACCTCTATGTGCTCAACTGGGAGACCGTGCTCGACGGGTTCGAGATAACCCACCGCGACCTGCTGGGACGGTTGCGGCTAAAACGCGAAAGCCTCGAGCAACGCTCAAAGGACGACCTCCTCGCTGCACTGGCGCCGCAAGCCACGCGTGCGCTGCAAGGCGACGCCGGGATGATCCTGCCGACGGCGGCGGTTGGCCGTGGGACGGGCGGCAGGAAGAAGGCTGCGCAGCCGGAGCCCCGTTAG
- a CDS encoding helix-turn-helix domain-containing protein: MPKGESKSVHSEQFPFFQELLVATRKGAGVTQVAMARALEKSQQYVSHVENGDVRLDYLQLRKWLAACDVSIVDFAVELERRLQKAGL, encoded by the coding sequence ATGCCGAAAGGCGAGTCCAAATCAGTCCACTCCGAACAATTTCCGTTTTTCCAGGAGCTGCTCGTCGCCACGCGTAAGGGCGCAGGCGTGACCCAGGTGGCCATGGCGAGAGCGCTGGAGAAGTCCCAGCAGTACGTGTCCCATGTCGAAAACGGGGATGTGCGCCTCGATTATCTCCAGCTCCGCAAGTGGCTTGCGGCGTGCGACGTAAGCATCGTGGATTTTGCAGTCGAGCTTGAGCGACGCCTGCAAAAGGCCGGGCTTTAA
- a CDS encoding SMI1/KNR4 family protein yields the protein MSLNSMISSWEPNAAIDRPSLERALGAVANRLPDDYLRFIETSNGGAGFIGPNFINLWRVEEIASSNEDYESSRYAPGLLLFASNGAGEGFGFDLRQTDVKVVMVPFVGLGWADAIVLGDDLTGLFSRLAEDTLYE from the coding sequence ATGTCCCTGAACTCGATGATTTCCAGCTGGGAGCCCAACGCGGCGATCGATCGCCCGTCATTGGAGCGGGCACTTGGGGCTGTGGCCAATCGTCTACCGGACGACTATCTGAGGTTCATCGAGACGTCCAACGGAGGGGCTGGCTTCATTGGGCCCAATTTTATCAATCTGTGGAGAGTCGAGGAAATCGCGTCTTCGAACGAAGACTATGAGTCATCACGATATGCACCAGGCCTCCTGCTCTTTGCCTCCAACGGGGCAGGAGAGGGATTTGGGTTCGATCTGCGTCAGACGGACGTGAAGGTAGTGATGGTGCCGTTTGTCGGCCTTGGGTGGGCCGACGCGATTGTCCTTGGAGATGACTTGACCGGACTGTTTTCGAGGCTCGCTGAGGATACTTTGTATGAGTGA
- a CDS encoding RHS repeat-associated core domain-containing protein has translation MTGSNRMRSHFLGVILCLFGAVHGSALAAETVTYYYTNQQGTPLATADGAGNLLTTSEYKPYGAQAAGQAASGPGYTGHVNDPESGLVYMQARYYDPAISRFLSADPDGVSPGNSLAFGRYAYASNNPVGNVDPNGREAACVSRADHCSQAGEGLAEAPGKLANLLDEVNDDVVVPIMGANPAAGEEVSGALKLTALALRFGEGAEVAEAAAVGASEVPEASAPVAEGSFSVVDWTGYPAGVAKPTGPMRLLAGTEYSTARAAANNANRSIRNLYGITSKDLQLHEIKPVKFGGSPADIENKVLLPRSIHEGQVTPWWNQLQRDLTN, from the coding sequence ATGACGGGAAGTAACCGGATGCGTTCCCATTTCCTTGGCGTGATTTTGTGCCTGTTCGGGGCGGTTCATGGGTCTGCGCTGGCAGCAGAGACCGTCACTTACTACTACACAAATCAGCAGGGCACACCTCTGGCGACAGCGGATGGGGCGGGCAACCTGCTCACCACCTCTGAGTACAAACCGTACGGCGCGCAAGCTGCAGGTCAGGCAGCCTCCGGACCGGGATATACGGGGCATGTGAATGACCCGGAATCAGGGCTTGTCTACATGCAAGCGAGGTATTACGACCCGGCCATCAGTCGATTCCTCAGCGCAGATCCTGATGGTGTATCACCAGGGAATTCGCTTGCTTTCGGTCGGTACGCGTATGCATCCAACAATCCCGTTGGAAATGTCGATCCCAACGGGCGCGAGGCCGCATGCGTCAGCAGGGCGGACCATTGCTCGCAGGCTGGGGAAGGTCTTGCGGAAGCGCCTGGGAAGCTTGCGAACCTGCTTGACGAGGTCAATGACGACGTGGTCGTCCCTATCATGGGAGCGAACCCGGCGGCAGGTGAAGAAGTGTCGGGCGCCCTCAAGCTGACGGCTCTAGCGTTGAGGTTTGGTGAGGGCGCGGAGGTCGCCGAAGCCGCTGCGGTTGGTGCAAGCGAGGTTCCCGAGGCATCAGCGCCGGTGGCAGAAGGATCGTTCTCGGTCGTTGACTGGACCGGGTATCCTGCGGGGGTCGCCAAGCCGACAGGCCCAATGAGGCTGCTGGCGGGCACCGAATACAGCACGGCGAGGGCTGCAGCGAACAATGCCAATCGGTCGATTCGAAACTTGTACGGAATTACCTCGAAGGACCTTCAACTTCACGAAATCAAGCCTGTAAAGTTTGGCGGAAGCCCTGCGGACATTGAGAATAAGGTATTGCTGCCGAGGAGCATACACGAAGGTCAGGTAACCCCATGGTGGAACCAACTCCAGCGCGACTTAACAAATTAG
- a CDS encoding MobA/MobL family protein → MPQHARPHLHTHQRGKRHSAVAGAAYRLGIDLLDERTGALHKYSKRAGKEVVHAETIGPPGVPASMLDPGVLWNLVDKAEKQSTAQIARDFRMPIPLGLGKDDAVEMARGMARFIVARFNTPVSIGVHRDNAVDLDGNTKDESKVGFHAHLYFPTRELEKEGSGASALWFLGRKLSELSNRNTSGEFVDTLNAKWATLANRYAANAGLEAKYESKSYKRLGLDIQPKPERARRFGKDNKWYKPTGAFDVGGVTLVPGERRRRKERLHADRAIKHSPAVRLDAAAVRQRILERRATRALKGATSSVGRLKRRARAGTHGKAPLLNRVRLVGGRMLRMDSHLRLAEAMRRAGPPPRTEADQAALERAMFFADLLESLLFSVERARQAAGDFAMQKMRREMRLADAASRQSIVDGDLRRAEQNLDRWMIAHPLRAQLRRASGQHASLVEARDRAARHARQVCDAVRKHEAGVSEANRVRVLQKMDERKAHGALLDALQAYKTEFPAFAEALIPFLDDTQKMDIKALAVDLDIDGADLVSTERADAPFNRPQKPH, encoded by the coding sequence ATGCCTCAACACGCCAGACCCCACCTCCATACCCACCAGCGCGGCAAGCGCCACTCAGCGGTTGCGGGCGCAGCCTATCGGCTGGGAATCGACCTTCTCGACGAGCGCACCGGTGCGCTGCACAAGTACTCGAAACGCGCTGGAAAGGAAGTCGTCCATGCCGAGACGATTGGACCGCCTGGCGTGCCGGCCTCGATGCTCGACCCAGGCGTGTTGTGGAACCTGGTCGACAAGGCGGAGAAGCAATCGACGGCGCAGATTGCACGGGATTTCCGTATGCCCATCCCGCTCGGGCTTGGCAAGGACGATGCCGTCGAGATGGCACGTGGCATGGCCCGCTTCATCGTGGCGCGCTTCAACACCCCGGTCTCCATTGGTGTTCATCGCGACAATGCAGTCGACCTTGATGGGAACACGAAGGATGAAAGCAAAGTGGGGTTTCACGCGCATCTGTATTTTCCCACCCGCGAGCTCGAGAAAGAGGGGAGCGGAGCCTCGGCGCTCTGGTTCCTCGGGCGCAAGCTCTCGGAACTGTCCAACCGCAACACATCGGGAGAGTTTGTCGACACGCTAAATGCAAAGTGGGCGACCCTCGCCAACCGGTACGCCGCCAACGCTGGGCTTGAGGCGAAGTACGAATCGAAAAGTTACAAGCGCCTTGGCCTTGATATCCAGCCAAAGCCAGAGCGCGCCCGGCGCTTTGGCAAGGACAACAAGTGGTACAAGCCCACTGGTGCCTTCGACGTCGGTGGCGTGACCCTGGTCCCCGGCGAGCGGCGGAGGAGGAAGGAGCGACTGCATGCTGACCGAGCGATCAAGCATTCGCCTGCGGTCAGGCTTGATGCGGCAGCGGTCCGGCAGCGCATTCTCGAGCGTCGCGCAACGCGGGCTCTCAAGGGTGCGACGTCCTCGGTGGGCAGACTCAAGCGGCGTGCCCGGGCAGGCACGCACGGCAAGGCGCCGTTGCTCAACCGCGTGCGCTTGGTCGGTGGGCGGATGCTTCGCATGGATTCCCACCTGCGGTTGGCCGAAGCCATGCGTCGTGCCGGGCCGCCGCCACGGACGGAAGCCGACCAGGCCGCCTTGGAGAGGGCCATGTTTTTTGCCGACTTGCTCGAATCCTTGCTCTTTTCCGTCGAGCGTGCCCGCCAGGCGGCGGGGGACTTTGCGATGCAGAAGATGCGCCGCGAGATGAGACTGGCAGATGCAGCGAGCCGTCAGTCCATCGTCGACGGGGACCTGCGTCGCGCTGAGCAAAATCTCGACCGCTGGATGATCGCCCATCCCCTCCGAGCCCAGCTGCGCCGTGCGTCGGGTCAGCATGCATCCCTGGTCGAGGCGCGGGACCGGGCAGCAAGGCATGCCCGGCAAGTGTGTGATGCAGTGAGAAAGCACGAGGCCGGGGTCAGTGAGGCAAACCGGGTCCGTGTCCTCCAGAAGATGGATGAGCGCAAGGCCCATGGTGCGCTGCTCGACGCCTTGCAGGCCTACAAGACGGAATTTCCCGCGTTTGCGGAGGCACTCATTCCGTTTCTCGACGACACGCAAAAAATGGACATCAAGGCGCTGGCCGTCGACCTCGACATTGACGGCGCGGACCTTGTCTCCACCGAAAGAGCGGACGCCCCGTTCAATCGCCCGCAAAAACCCCACTGA
- a CDS encoding 3'-5' exonuclease, protein MALRTWLAGMEKCFLKQAFDADPTLSEEAAQFRALRGLSAHGKALGHLTVSTFSNHGRDPGRLFLTTLYSAKGLECNAVIMPGLEHGQVPRADNNAEQQAEARRLFYVGLTRARHQVHLMYATTPSVFVEAVQDSLGEAGESA, encoded by the coding sequence ATGGCGCTTCGCACCTGGCTTGCTGGTATGGAGAAGTGTTTTCTCAAGCAGGCATTCGACGCCGACCCGACGCTGAGCGAAGAGGCCGCCCAATTCCGTGCCCTTCGCGGACTGTCCGCCCACGGGAAGGCCCTCGGCCACCTGACGGTGTCAACATTCAGCAACCACGGACGAGACCCTGGGCGATTGTTCCTGACCACCCTCTACAGTGCAAAAGGTTTGGAGTGCAATGCCGTGATTATGCCGGGCCTCGAGCATGGGCAGGTGCCGCGTGCAGACAACAATGCCGAGCAGCAAGCGGAGGCGAGGCGACTGTTTTACGTTGGCCTTACGCGAGCCCGCCATCAGGTGCACTTGATGTATGCCACGACACCATCGGTCTTTGTCGAGGCGGTACAAGATTCACTCGGTGAGGCTGGCGAGTCAGCCTGA
- a CDS encoding UvrD-helicase domain-containing protein: MTGWRDEVPGIRKNAGQWKAFESKGNCVVLAGPGSGKTRTIVMKVARLVTEAITEPHRIAVLTYSNACVNEIRRRLSNLRLDDESRVLVSTVHGFCLVELIMPFARLAGVSVPEPLVVATEAQRSRHFGEAVAEVLGRRTDYKFRMRCEVARMAVQDRQSPAWTGDDRVERKVVDAFERRMARAGLIDFDGMVLAGVELIDKHEWVVHR, from the coding sequence GTGACGGGATGGCGTGATGAGGTTCCGGGGATCCGGAAGAACGCCGGACAGTGGAAAGCCTTCGAGTCGAAGGGCAACTGCGTGGTGCTCGCGGGTCCCGGCAGCGGGAAGACCAGGACGATTGTAATGAAGGTCGCACGTCTCGTGACGGAGGCCATCACCGAACCTCACCGGATCGCCGTGCTGACTTACAGCAATGCTTGCGTCAACGAGATACGGCGCCGCCTCTCGAACCTGCGTCTGGATGACGAATCCCGGGTCCTCGTGTCCACCGTCCATGGATTCTGTCTGGTCGAGCTCATCATGCCGTTTGCGAGGCTGGCCGGCGTCTCCGTGCCCGAGCCCCTGGTGGTAGCGACGGAAGCCCAGCGAAGCCGTCATTTCGGAGAGGCGGTGGCTGAGGTTCTTGGGCGGCGCACGGACTACAAGTTCAGGATGCGCTGTGAGGTCGCTCGTATGGCCGTCCAGGATCGGCAGTCGCCGGCCTGGACGGGGGATGACCGCGTTGAGCGGAAGGTCGTTGATGCGTTCGAGCGGCGAATGGCCCGTGCCGGCCTTATCGACTTCGACGGGATGGTGCTCGCAGGCGTCGAGCTCATCGACAAGCACGAATGGGTGGTGCACCGATAA